The nucleotide sequence TTCAAAAATACCCTCCGGATCTTCTCGTGTCCACAACAATATGAGAGAAGCCCCAAGGAGAGCTACAACAGCGGGCTCTATACCCAGCTTATCGTGGAAGAAGAACAAAGCTACAACAAATACAATTATAGCAATGGATTTTCTGAAAAGTCTTATATCCCTAATTGCGGCTTTTTCATTTAAGCCACGAAGAGTTTGCTTTATCATGACTTTTTTCTTTGGTGTCACCTTAAGAGCATTGTTATATGCGAAGTATATAATTAAGATCGTTGCAATCAGATCAACTGCTGCTATAGGTCCCATATTAACCAAAAACTCATTAAAGCTTAAATTTGCTGCAGAACCTATCATTATGTTTGGAGGATCACCTATCAGAGTTGCAGTTCCGCCAATGTTGGAGGCAAAAATTTCAGAAAGCAAAAAGGGGATTGGATTCAAATCCATTAAGCGGGAAATGTAGATAAGCATAGGAGTCAATAACAATACCGTTGTGACATTGTCAAGTACAGAGCTAACTATGGCAGTAACGACTGAAAAGAGAAGCAAAACCCTAATTGGACTCCCCCGCGCAAGCTTTGCTGTCTTTATTGCAACATATTCAAAAAGCCCACTGTTTCTGGCAGTATTTACAATAATCATCATTCCCATAAGAAGGAAGAGAGTATCTAAGTCTAAATATTCAGGGACTTTTTCCCAAGGCACAATTCTTAGAAACAGAATCACTGATGCACCAAGCATGGCAGCAACCGCCCTATGAATTCTTTCGCTAACTACAAGCCCATATGTAAAGAGGAATACTGCAATTGCTATTGCCTCTTGATTCATTTTTATACACCTCAATAGATTATGATTGGAATGTCAACATGCTGGACTATCTTTAAAACTATGGGACTCAACGGGTGTGTTTTTGTAATTTCAGACCCATAAGCCTTTGAGAGCACGAGCATATCATGCTTCTCAGACAGCTTTATAACATCCTCACTCTTGTCACCAAAAAACAATCTCAACTGCGTGCTCATGTCCAATTCCTCAAAGGTACTTGCGATTTTTTCAAGTAATGTCATTCCATACCTCTCTTCATTTTTTCTGAAGTCTTCACTTGCTTTTCTTCCCAGTGTGTGTTCAATCATGTGAAAGACTTGGGCATCAATGATATAGACCAGAAGTATTTTCGCTTCTTTATAAGCCGATAGAGTATCATAAACTTCAGCTGGAACTTCGTTTATGAATCTGTCGAGAGGCATTAAAATAGATTTAATCTCTGGGAGAACCATCTCTTCTTCAGTTAACAGAAATTCTTTGTATTCCTTGAGAATGCGCTCGTATCTTTTCCCAGCGACATTCTTAAATTTCCTCCGGATCAATGATGAGAACAATCCCATTCATATCCCCTCAGCATTTTATTACAACACTCCAAGACTATTAAATTTATTTGGTGCAAGTCTCTAAATTAGATTCATGAACCACAAGAGCTATTAAATAAAAAACCTTTTTGGATTTTGGAGGTGAAGAAATGAGAAAGCTATTTCCAATTTTGGCACTAATACTCTTGCTTTCTCCTTTGGCTCTTGCTCAATGTCCTGTACAAGGACACACAGTTATTTTAAAGGCTCCAGCAGTTTCAAAAACTGCCAACGGAGATTTAATCGGAGTAGCGACTGAGTTCGTAATTACAGTAGCTCCAGGAAGTGGACATGTGTACGTTGAGACATGGCCACTGGCAGAAGTGGATATGCAAGCAAGTGCAAGATTAGCTGCCCAAGTGGCTGGTAGGGTTCTTGGAGTGGATATGAGTAAATATGATGTTTTTATTCAAGTTAAAGCTGATTCTCCAATTATTGGTGGCCCTTCTGCTGGAGGAACAATGACTGTTGGAATAATTGCCGCATTAAAAGGCTGGAAACTCAGAGATGATGTCATGATGACTGGAATGATAAACCCAGACGGAACAATTGGGCCCGTTGGTGGGATTCTGGAGAAAGCTTCAGCCGCTCACAGTGTTGGAGCCAAGCTGTTCTTAATCCCAGAAGGACAAAGAATACAAGTTGTCCAAAAAACTGAACAAAAACAGATTGGACCTCTCGTTCAAATCACAACAAAAGAGGAGAAGGTAGACGTCGTTGAATATGCAAAGGAGAGATGGGGACTAGAAGTAAAGGAAATCAAGGACATTTATGAAGCAGTCTATTATTTCACGGGACATAAAATAGAGAAACCCCAAGCTCCAACAAACGTTAAGATTGACACGTCCTTTCTCAAAGAAGATGCAGAGAAGGATTATGAGAACACCACAGAATACTATAAACAAGTGGAGAAAAAGCTCAAAGAGAGCGATGTGAGCTACACAACATATTCCTACCTTAAAGCAGCACTCGATGATGCAAACAAAACCTTAAAAGACGCTAAAGATGCCTTAGACTCAGGAATGTATTATACTGCCTTGAGCAAAGACTTTCAAGCGAGAATTATTATCAGACATGTTGACTGGTATTTAGATGTACAAGATGAGAAAGATATTGAGAACCTATTCAAGATGGTTAATGATGATATAAAGAATACTGAAAATTACGTTTCTAACTTAACAATTAGAGGCACAACAATGCTTCAAGCAGTTGCTGCAAGTGAAGAGAGAATAGAACAGGCAAAATCCCTTCTTAAGGATGCATGGAGCGATTACTATAAGGGAGATTACTGGAATGCAGTAAGCAATGCAGCATTTGCGTATGAAAGGGTTCAAACAGCAAAGT is from Thermococcus paralvinellae and encodes:
- a CDS encoding ArsB/NhaD family transporter, producing MNQEAIAIAVFLFTYGLVVSERIHRAVAAMLGASVILFLRIVPWEKVPEYLDLDTLFLLMGMMIIVNTARNSGLFEYVAIKTAKLARGSPIRVLLLFSVVTAIVSSVLDNVTTVLLLTPMLIYISRLMDLNPIPFLLSEIFASNIGGTATLIGDPPNIMIGSAANLSFNEFLVNMGPIAAVDLIATILIIYFAYNNALKVTPKKKVMIKQTLRGLNEKAAIRDIRLFRKSIAIIVFVVALFFFHDKLGIEPAVVALLGASLILLWTREDPEGIFEKIEWPALFFFGGLFIIVGALEETGTIAKVAEWVLTHVHTQGQALLAITWFSAFSSAIVDNIPLTAAMIPLIKHMSTSMDIYPLWWALSLGACLGGNGTAIGASANVVVIGIAEREGIRITFGDFLKVGMVIMVITVAIGVGILWIRYIGW
- a CDS encoding S16 family serine protease — translated: MRKLFPILALILLLSPLALAQCPVQGHTVILKAPAVSKTANGDLIGVATEFVITVAPGSGHVYVETWPLAEVDMQASARLAAQVAGRVLGVDMSKYDVFIQVKADSPIIGGPSAGGTMTVGIIAALKGWKLRDDVMMTGMINPDGTIGPVGGILEKASAAHSVGAKLFLIPEGQRIQVVQKTEQKQIGPLVQITTKEEKVDVVEYAKERWGLEVKEIKDIYEAVYYFTGHKIEKPQAPTNVKIDTSFLKEDAEKDYENTTEYYKQVEKKLKESDVSYTTYSYLKAALDDANKTLKDAKDALDSGMYYTALSKDFQARIIIRHVDWYLDVQDEKDIENLFKMVNDDIKNTENYVSNLTIRGTTMLQAVAASEERIEQAKSLLKDAWSDYYKGDYWNAVSNAAFAYERVQTAKFWAKLGERYAKGDVISRDVIKDTARDYLDNARLVVTYITSMFGESLMQGLVDKLNQGEQYYEDGKYSAALFSAMEARIRAEVILDTLGIDNETVLMDKLQQMKEDAKTAIAIAQSKGVYPILGMAYYEFAQSYEKQGGIENIQTAMIFYQYAKETAMMFLPKTTPKITEETTTPQITHPTPHPTTTQTDTQTQTTSTITASTITAKSVPTSLLGGIGVLGVILGLIIGIVVGRRV